A genomic stretch from Diprion similis isolate iyDipSimi1 chromosome 1, iyDipSimi1.1, whole genome shotgun sequence includes:
- the LOC124404810 gene encoding uncharacterized protein LOC124404810 yields the protein MYGNESSAVDEDCSIGPILATPSKVAERQKQQRTLEYLLKMNRHKRSDKVSPEELFDTEINQVSITNSENDVISSKVLNTLCQEHDKSGDWKDNEAWKGQGQVQPKVPSCKISTADWKCKNLYSMSNSHRYSGWNIGYADVTESLQEELAKDREQNLLFNIRDYLAGYQETHGTPRTEYSFAALISVMGQTTGRALLALFYIIVNIAPVAEVFLYILRFVLDKVINIIYTPDKQQICVKYLVLGLQLLTIYICLMFIFGFIITPIIYMVVEILTKIMLLN from the exons ATGTATGGAAACGAGTCTTCAGCAGTTGATGAAGATTGTTCTATTGGACCAATTTTGGCTACCCCGTCAAAAGTGGCAGAACGTCAAAAGCAACAACGTACTCTCGAATATCTATTAAAAATGAACAGACATAAGCGATCCGATAAG GTCTCGCCTGAGGAACTTTTTGATACCGAAATTAATCAGGTATCTATAACAAATTCCGAAAATGATGTGATCTCCTCGAAAGTATTGAATACACTTTGTCAGGAACATGATAAGTCAGGTGATTGGAAAGACAATGAAGCTTGGAAAGGGCAAGGACAGGTGCAGCCAAAGGTGCCTTCTTGCAAAATAAGTACTGCTGACTggaaatgcaaaaatttatatagcATGTCGAATTCACATCGTTACAGTGGTTGGAACATTGGTTATGCGGATGTAACAG AAAGTCTACAAGAGGAATTAGCTAAAGATCGAGAGCAAAATCTGTTATTCAATATTCGCGACTATTTGGCTGGGTATCAAGAAACCCATGGCACTCCGCGAACAGAGTACTCCTTCGCTGCACTGATAAGTGTGATGGGTCAAACAACGGGCCGGGCTTTACTTGCTCTATTTTATATCATAGTCAACATTGCTCCAGTTGCTGAA gTCTTTTTGTATATCTTGCGTTTTGTTTTGGATAAAGTAATCAACATCATCTATACTCCAGACAAACAACAAATATGTGTCAAGTATTTAGTTCTTGGATTACAGCTGCTAACAATTTATATTTGTCTCATGTTCATATTTGGTTTCATTATCACTCCAATTATATACATGGTTGTCGAGATTTTAACGAAAATCATGTTGCTCAATTGA